A portion of the Phyllopteryx taeniolatus isolate TA_2022b chromosome 15, UOR_Ptae_1.2, whole genome shotgun sequence genome contains these proteins:
- the LOC133464958 gene encoding metal transporter CNNM3 isoform X2, giving the protein MPRPGARPSNSNMVASLAGLRLLLMILLSRGIRLGLSGQAAPPVVRLRPEDPAGRVWMKAGIIWAPRGASFKLRLFGTDLRNRTWPWLAFAAEASGAAAAGDPCEDRDGRQQAAFQANEPLAEEQEEDCSGLLTVEMRPGALRQNPHRVCVKSGGKWTSAGEDRLRVSADEPLPAEHIPAWGLAVLVPLLVLACGLLRTVHLSLLWLDPVELYVLHSCGSEEEKRAAKRLEPVRRRGNFLACSLLFLCVLGHSALGVLLFRVLGSVASAAFAAAFALFFLAELLPHAVCSGHGFRLAPGLAWLAQLSMVLTCPLSCPLGLVLDLALRRDISTCCIRERAMEMIRTSVNDPYSEFVKEEFSRGTLRSKTVEDILTPLKDCFMLPSSTVLDFSTMSDIMQSGYTRVPIYEEERSNIVEILYVKDLALVDPDDRTPMTTITKFYNHPLHFVFNDTKLDAMLEEFKKGNSHMAIVQKVNNEGEGDPFYEVLGLVTLEDVIEEIIKSEILDESDGYLDRKVKRPLPPLEISLEPRGTPDEFSLFKTPEGEPKIRTSPQLLLATHRFLSREVEHFSPARVSEKILFHLLRHPSVNQEVHFDPGNRLSPTHYLYTRNHPVDYFILLLQGRVEVEIGKEGLKFDNGAFTYYGVSALTLPSSAHQSPVSSQRQSPRDPFGASEAASPSSYCPDYTVRALTDLQLIRVTRLQYLNALTASRGGGGGGGPSPEPPEIKILPNSHTKLLNDRNVASAAQGVSATGLLRCPRTAHK; this is encoded by the exons ATGCCCCGCCCCGGAGCCAGGCCGAGCAATTCCAATATGGTGGCCAGCTTGGCAGGTCTCCGCTTGCTGTTGATGATATTGTTGTCGCGCGGGATCCGGTTGGGCTTGAGCGGCCAGGCGGCGCCGCCCGTCGTGCGCCTGCGCCCGGAGGACCCCGCGGGCCGCGTGTGGATGAAGGCGGGGATCATCTGGGCGCCGCGAGGAGCCTCGTTCAAGCTGCGGCTCTTCGGAACCGACCTGAGGAACCGGACCTGGCCGTGGCTGGCCTTCGCGGCGGAGGCTTCCGGAGCCGCGGCCGCCGGGGACCCGTGCGAGGACCGAGACGGACGACAGCAGGCCGCCTTCCAGGCGAACGAGCCCTTAgcggaggagcaggaggaggattGCAGCGGGCTGCTGACGGTGGAGATGCGGCCTGGCGCCCTCCGGCAGAACCCCCATCGCGTGTGCGTGAAGAGCGGGGGCAAGTGGACCTCGGCGGGTGAGGACAGGCTGCGGGTCAGCGCGGACGAGCCTCTGCCCGCGGAGCACATCCCGGCGTGGGGCTTGGCGGTGCTGGTGCCGCTGCTGGTGCTCGCCTGCGGGCTGCTGAGGACGGTCCACCTCAGCCTGCTGTGGCTCGACCCGGTGGAGCTGTACGTGTTGCACAGCTGCGGTTCCGAGGAGGAGAAGCGCGCCGCCAAGCGCCTGGAGCCCGTCAGGAGGAGAGGGAACTTTCTG GCGTGCTCGCTGCTCTTCCTGTGCGTCCTGGGCCACTCCGCCTTGGGCGTCCTTCTCTTCCGGGTTTTGGGCTCGGTGGCGTCGGCCGCCTTCGCCGCCGCCTTCGCGCTCTTCTTCCTGGCCGAGCTGCTGCCTCACGCCGTGTGCTCCGGGCACGGCTTCCGGCTGGCCCCGGGCCTCGCTTGGCTGGCCCAGCTGAGCATGGTGCTCACCTGCCCGCTGTCCTGCCCCCTGGGGCTGGTCCTGGACCTGGCGTTGAGGCGGGACATCAGCACCTGCTGCATCAGGGAGCGGGCCATGGAGATGATCCGCACCAGCGTCAACGACCCCTACAG TGAGTTCGTGAAGGAGGAGTTCAGTCGCGGGACGCTGCGCAGTAAGACGGTGGAGGACATCTTGACGCCCCTCAAGGACTGCTTCATGCTGCCCAGCTCCACCGTGCTGGACTTCTCCACCATGTCGGACATCATGCAGAGCGGGTACACGCGCGTGCCCATCTACGAGGAGGAGAG GTCCAACATCGTGGAGATCTTGTACGTGAAGGACTTGGCGCTGGTGGACCCCGACGACCGCACGCCCATGACCACCATCACCAAGTTCTACAACCACCCGCTGCACTTCGTCTTCAACGACACCAAGCTGGACGCCATGCTGGAGGAGTTCAAGAAAG GCAACTCTCACATGGCCATCGTGCAGAAGGTCAATAACGAGGGCGAGGGCGACCCCTTCTACGAGGTGCTGGGATTGGTCACGCTGGAGGACGTCATCGAGGAGATCATCAAGTCGGAGATCCTGGACGAGTCGGACGGCTACC TGGACAGGAAGGTGAAGCGTCCCCTGCCCCCCCTGGAGATCTCGTTGGAGCCTCGAGGGACCCCCGACGAGTTCTCGCTCTTCAAGACGCCCGAAGGAGAGCCCAAGATCAGGACGTCGCCACAGCTGCTGCTCGCCACGCACCGCTTCCTCTCCAGAG AGGTGGAGCATTTCAGTCCGGCACGCGTGTCCGAGAAGATCCTTTTCCACCTTCTGCGTCACCCCAGCGTCAACCAGGAGGTGCACTTCGACCCCGGCAACCGCCTCAGCCCCACGCACTACCTGTACACGCGCAACCACCCGGTGGACTACTTCATACTGCTGCTGCAG GGTCGAGTGGAGGTGGAGATCGGCAAGGAAGGCCTCAAGTTCGACAACGGCGCTTTCACGTATTACGGCGTGTCGGCGCTAACGCTGCCGTCCTCAG cgCATCAGTCTCCAGTGTCGAGTCAGCGTCAGTCTCCCAGAGATCCGTTTGGCGCGTCTGAGGCGGCCAGCCCGTCCAGTTACTGTCCGGACTACACAGTCAGAGCGCTCACCGACCTGCAGCTCATCCGG gtgACCCGCCTCCAGTACCTGAACGCTCTAACGGCGTcgcggggcggcggcggcggcggcggcccgaGCCCCGAGCCGCCCGAGATCAAGATCCTTCCCAACAGTCACACCAAACTGCTCAACGACAGGAACGTGGCCTCGGCCGCGCAAG GTGTTTCGGCTACCGGCTTGTTGAGATGTCCTAGAACTGCACACAAATAA
- the LOC133464958 gene encoding metal transporter CNNM3 isoform X1, which translates to MPRPGARPSNSNMVASLAGLRLLLMILLSRGIRLGLSGQAAPPVVRLRPEDPAGRVWMKAGIIWAPRGASFKLRLFGTDLRNRTWPWLAFAAEASGAAAAGDPCEDRDGRQQAAFQANEPLAEEQEEDCSGLLTVEMRPGALRQNPHRVCVKSGGKWTSAGEDRLRVSADEPLPAEHIPAWGLAVLVPLLVLACGLLRTVHLSLLWLDPVELYVLHSCGSEEEKRAAKRLEPVRRRGNFLACSLLFLCVLGHSALGVLLFRVLGSVASAAFAAAFALFFLAELLPHAVCSGHGFRLAPGLAWLAQLSMVLTCPLSCPLGLVLDLALRRDISTCCIRERAMEMIRTSVNDPYSEFVKEEFSRGTLRSKTVEDILTPLKDCFMLPSSTVLDFSTMSDIMQSGYTRVPIYEEERSNIVEILYVKDLALVDPDDRTPMTTITKFYNHPLHFVFNDTKLDAMLEEFKKGNSHMAIVQKVNNEGEGDPFYEVLGLVTLEDVIEEIIKSEILDESDGYLDRKVKRPLPPLEISLEPRGTPDEFSLFKTPEGEPKIRTSPQLLLATHRFLSREVEHFSPARVSEKILFHLLRHPSVNQEVHFDPGNRLSPTHYLYTRNHPVDYFILLLQGRVEVEIGKEGLKFDNGAFTYYGVSALTLPSSAHQSPVSSQRQSPRDPFGASEAASPSSYCPDYTVRALTDLQLIRVTRLQYLNALTASRGGGGGGGPSPEPPEIKILPNSHTKLLNDRNVASAAQGGIEEGEDDEDEEEARA; encoded by the exons ATGCCCCGCCCCGGAGCCAGGCCGAGCAATTCCAATATGGTGGCCAGCTTGGCAGGTCTCCGCTTGCTGTTGATGATATTGTTGTCGCGCGGGATCCGGTTGGGCTTGAGCGGCCAGGCGGCGCCGCCCGTCGTGCGCCTGCGCCCGGAGGACCCCGCGGGCCGCGTGTGGATGAAGGCGGGGATCATCTGGGCGCCGCGAGGAGCCTCGTTCAAGCTGCGGCTCTTCGGAACCGACCTGAGGAACCGGACCTGGCCGTGGCTGGCCTTCGCGGCGGAGGCTTCCGGAGCCGCGGCCGCCGGGGACCCGTGCGAGGACCGAGACGGACGACAGCAGGCCGCCTTCCAGGCGAACGAGCCCTTAgcggaggagcaggaggaggattGCAGCGGGCTGCTGACGGTGGAGATGCGGCCTGGCGCCCTCCGGCAGAACCCCCATCGCGTGTGCGTGAAGAGCGGGGGCAAGTGGACCTCGGCGGGTGAGGACAGGCTGCGGGTCAGCGCGGACGAGCCTCTGCCCGCGGAGCACATCCCGGCGTGGGGCTTGGCGGTGCTGGTGCCGCTGCTGGTGCTCGCCTGCGGGCTGCTGAGGACGGTCCACCTCAGCCTGCTGTGGCTCGACCCGGTGGAGCTGTACGTGTTGCACAGCTGCGGTTCCGAGGAGGAGAAGCGCGCCGCCAAGCGCCTGGAGCCCGTCAGGAGGAGAGGGAACTTTCTG GCGTGCTCGCTGCTCTTCCTGTGCGTCCTGGGCCACTCCGCCTTGGGCGTCCTTCTCTTCCGGGTTTTGGGCTCGGTGGCGTCGGCCGCCTTCGCCGCCGCCTTCGCGCTCTTCTTCCTGGCCGAGCTGCTGCCTCACGCCGTGTGCTCCGGGCACGGCTTCCGGCTGGCCCCGGGCCTCGCTTGGCTGGCCCAGCTGAGCATGGTGCTCACCTGCCCGCTGTCCTGCCCCCTGGGGCTGGTCCTGGACCTGGCGTTGAGGCGGGACATCAGCACCTGCTGCATCAGGGAGCGGGCCATGGAGATGATCCGCACCAGCGTCAACGACCCCTACAG TGAGTTCGTGAAGGAGGAGTTCAGTCGCGGGACGCTGCGCAGTAAGACGGTGGAGGACATCTTGACGCCCCTCAAGGACTGCTTCATGCTGCCCAGCTCCACCGTGCTGGACTTCTCCACCATGTCGGACATCATGCAGAGCGGGTACACGCGCGTGCCCATCTACGAGGAGGAGAG GTCCAACATCGTGGAGATCTTGTACGTGAAGGACTTGGCGCTGGTGGACCCCGACGACCGCACGCCCATGACCACCATCACCAAGTTCTACAACCACCCGCTGCACTTCGTCTTCAACGACACCAAGCTGGACGCCATGCTGGAGGAGTTCAAGAAAG GCAACTCTCACATGGCCATCGTGCAGAAGGTCAATAACGAGGGCGAGGGCGACCCCTTCTACGAGGTGCTGGGATTGGTCACGCTGGAGGACGTCATCGAGGAGATCATCAAGTCGGAGATCCTGGACGAGTCGGACGGCTACC TGGACAGGAAGGTGAAGCGTCCCCTGCCCCCCCTGGAGATCTCGTTGGAGCCTCGAGGGACCCCCGACGAGTTCTCGCTCTTCAAGACGCCCGAAGGAGAGCCCAAGATCAGGACGTCGCCACAGCTGCTGCTCGCCACGCACCGCTTCCTCTCCAGAG AGGTGGAGCATTTCAGTCCGGCACGCGTGTCCGAGAAGATCCTTTTCCACCTTCTGCGTCACCCCAGCGTCAACCAGGAGGTGCACTTCGACCCCGGCAACCGCCTCAGCCCCACGCACTACCTGTACACGCGCAACCACCCGGTGGACTACTTCATACTGCTGCTGCAG GGTCGAGTGGAGGTGGAGATCGGCAAGGAAGGCCTCAAGTTCGACAACGGCGCTTTCACGTATTACGGCGTGTCGGCGCTAACGCTGCCGTCCTCAG cgCATCAGTCTCCAGTGTCGAGTCAGCGTCAGTCTCCCAGAGATCCGTTTGGCGCGTCTGAGGCGGCCAGCCCGTCCAGTTACTGTCCGGACTACACAGTCAGAGCGCTCACCGACCTGCAGCTCATCCGG gtgACCCGCCTCCAGTACCTGAACGCTCTAACGGCGTcgcggggcggcggcggcggcggcggcccgaGCCCCGAGCCGCCCGAGATCAAGATCCTTCCCAACAGTCACACCAAACTGCTCAACGACAGGAACGTGGCCTCGGCCGCGCAAG GTGGAATAGAAGAAGGcgaagatgatgaagatgaagaagaggcGCGTGCATAG
- the LOC133464958 gene encoding metal transporter CNNM3 isoform X3, whose protein sequence is MPRPGARPSNSNMVASLAGLRLLLMILLSRGIRLGLSGQAAPPVVRLRPEDPAGRVWMKAGIIWAPRGASFKLRLFGTDLRNRTWPWLAFAAEASGAAAAGDPCEDRDGRQQAAFQANEPLAEEQEEDCSGLLTVEMRPGALRQNPHRVCVKSGGKWTSAGEDRLRVSADEPLPAEHIPAWGLAVLVPLLVLACGLLRTVHLSLLWLDPVELYVLHSCGSEEEKRAAKRLEPVRRRGNFLACSLLFLCVLGHSALGVLLFRVLGSVASAAFAAAFALFFLAELLPHAVCSGHGFRLAPGLAWLAQLSMVLTCPLSCPLGLVLDLALRRDISTCCIRERAMEMIRTSVNDPYSEFVKEEFSRGTLRSKTVEDILTPLKDCFMLPSSTVLDFSTMSDIMQSGYTRVPIYEEERSNIVEILYVKDLALVDPDDRTPMTTITKFYNHPLHFVFNDTKLDAMLEEFKKGNSHMAIVQKVNNEGEGDPFYEVLGLVTLEDVIEEIIKSEILDESDGYLDRKVKRPLPPLEISLEPRGTPDEFSLFKTPEGEPKIRTSPQLLLATHRFLSREVEHFSPARVSEKILFHLLRHPSVNQEVHFDPGNRLSPTHYLYTRNHPVDYFILLLQGRVEVEIGKEGLKFDNGAFTYYGVSALTLPSSAHQSPVSSQRQSPRDPFGASEAASPSSYCPDYTVRALTDLQLIRVTRLQYLNALTASRGGGGGGGPSPEPPEIKILPNSHTKLLNDRNVASAAQDLSFSFFDTIDNYC, encoded by the exons ATGCCCCGCCCCGGAGCCAGGCCGAGCAATTCCAATATGGTGGCCAGCTTGGCAGGTCTCCGCTTGCTGTTGATGATATTGTTGTCGCGCGGGATCCGGTTGGGCTTGAGCGGCCAGGCGGCGCCGCCCGTCGTGCGCCTGCGCCCGGAGGACCCCGCGGGCCGCGTGTGGATGAAGGCGGGGATCATCTGGGCGCCGCGAGGAGCCTCGTTCAAGCTGCGGCTCTTCGGAACCGACCTGAGGAACCGGACCTGGCCGTGGCTGGCCTTCGCGGCGGAGGCTTCCGGAGCCGCGGCCGCCGGGGACCCGTGCGAGGACCGAGACGGACGACAGCAGGCCGCCTTCCAGGCGAACGAGCCCTTAgcggaggagcaggaggaggattGCAGCGGGCTGCTGACGGTGGAGATGCGGCCTGGCGCCCTCCGGCAGAACCCCCATCGCGTGTGCGTGAAGAGCGGGGGCAAGTGGACCTCGGCGGGTGAGGACAGGCTGCGGGTCAGCGCGGACGAGCCTCTGCCCGCGGAGCACATCCCGGCGTGGGGCTTGGCGGTGCTGGTGCCGCTGCTGGTGCTCGCCTGCGGGCTGCTGAGGACGGTCCACCTCAGCCTGCTGTGGCTCGACCCGGTGGAGCTGTACGTGTTGCACAGCTGCGGTTCCGAGGAGGAGAAGCGCGCCGCCAAGCGCCTGGAGCCCGTCAGGAGGAGAGGGAACTTTCTG GCGTGCTCGCTGCTCTTCCTGTGCGTCCTGGGCCACTCCGCCTTGGGCGTCCTTCTCTTCCGGGTTTTGGGCTCGGTGGCGTCGGCCGCCTTCGCCGCCGCCTTCGCGCTCTTCTTCCTGGCCGAGCTGCTGCCTCACGCCGTGTGCTCCGGGCACGGCTTCCGGCTGGCCCCGGGCCTCGCTTGGCTGGCCCAGCTGAGCATGGTGCTCACCTGCCCGCTGTCCTGCCCCCTGGGGCTGGTCCTGGACCTGGCGTTGAGGCGGGACATCAGCACCTGCTGCATCAGGGAGCGGGCCATGGAGATGATCCGCACCAGCGTCAACGACCCCTACAG TGAGTTCGTGAAGGAGGAGTTCAGTCGCGGGACGCTGCGCAGTAAGACGGTGGAGGACATCTTGACGCCCCTCAAGGACTGCTTCATGCTGCCCAGCTCCACCGTGCTGGACTTCTCCACCATGTCGGACATCATGCAGAGCGGGTACACGCGCGTGCCCATCTACGAGGAGGAGAG GTCCAACATCGTGGAGATCTTGTACGTGAAGGACTTGGCGCTGGTGGACCCCGACGACCGCACGCCCATGACCACCATCACCAAGTTCTACAACCACCCGCTGCACTTCGTCTTCAACGACACCAAGCTGGACGCCATGCTGGAGGAGTTCAAGAAAG GCAACTCTCACATGGCCATCGTGCAGAAGGTCAATAACGAGGGCGAGGGCGACCCCTTCTACGAGGTGCTGGGATTGGTCACGCTGGAGGACGTCATCGAGGAGATCATCAAGTCGGAGATCCTGGACGAGTCGGACGGCTACC TGGACAGGAAGGTGAAGCGTCCCCTGCCCCCCCTGGAGATCTCGTTGGAGCCTCGAGGGACCCCCGACGAGTTCTCGCTCTTCAAGACGCCCGAAGGAGAGCCCAAGATCAGGACGTCGCCACAGCTGCTGCTCGCCACGCACCGCTTCCTCTCCAGAG AGGTGGAGCATTTCAGTCCGGCACGCGTGTCCGAGAAGATCCTTTTCCACCTTCTGCGTCACCCCAGCGTCAACCAGGAGGTGCACTTCGACCCCGGCAACCGCCTCAGCCCCACGCACTACCTGTACACGCGCAACCACCCGGTGGACTACTTCATACTGCTGCTGCAG GGTCGAGTGGAGGTGGAGATCGGCAAGGAAGGCCTCAAGTTCGACAACGGCGCTTTCACGTATTACGGCGTGTCGGCGCTAACGCTGCCGTCCTCAG cgCATCAGTCTCCAGTGTCGAGTCAGCGTCAGTCTCCCAGAGATCCGTTTGGCGCGTCTGAGGCGGCCAGCCCGTCCAGTTACTGTCCGGACTACACAGTCAGAGCGCTCACCGACCTGCAGCTCATCCGG gtgACCCGCCTCCAGTACCTGAACGCTCTAACGGCGTcgcggggcggcggcggcggcggcggcccgaGCCCCGAGCCGCCCGAGATCAAGATCCTTCCCAACAGTCACACCAAACTGCTCAACGACAGGAACGTGGCCTCGGCCGCGCAAG ACTTGAGCTTCTCTTTCTTTGACACCATTGACAACTACTGCTAG